From a region of the Arachis ipaensis cultivar K30076 chromosome B09, Araip1.1, whole genome shotgun sequence genome:
- the LOC110267043 gene encoding uncharacterized protein LOC110267043, with protein sequence MCRRERRSAVEKERDRSRGVSELRSAAVLCEVTIVPRASPLSSSARALAISDGVESAATAVNWDQNCCCVPRAVMEVADSVPILPLLRLVVFTFDTYSIWILYSAVTTITVVDLLPLLP encoded by the exons ATGTGTCGGAGGGAGAGAAGGTCCGCGGTGGAGAAAGAGAGAGACCGCTCGCGAGGGGTGTCGGAGCTGCGTTCCGCCGCCGTGTTGTGCGAAGTCACCATCGTGCCTCGAGCCTCGCCATTGTCGTCCTCGGCGCGAGCCCTTGCCATCAGCGATGGGGTTGAATC CGCCGCCACTGCCGTCAATTGGGATCAAAATTGTTGCTGTGTTCCCAGAGCTGTCATGGAAGTGGCTGATTCGGTCCCAATTCTTCCATTGTTGAGACT GGTTGTGTTCACTTTCGATACCTATTCAATTTGGATTCTCTATTCTGCTGTAACTACCATTACCGTCGTGGATTTGTTGCCGCTGCTGCCATGA